In one Streptomyces venezuelae genomic region, the following are encoded:
- a CDS encoding type 1 glutamine amidotransferase domain-containing protein encodes MSKILFVVTGVDHWTLADGTRHPTGFWAEEAVAPYEAFKAAGHEIVVATPGGVVPTVDGGSLAPEVNGGQEGAEKVAASLAAFTEPQHPVKLAEVNLDDYAAVFYPGGHGPMEDLAVDAESGRLLTTALESGKPLGIVCHAPAALLAAVSADGLPSFAGYRLTGFTNAEETQAGLADRAKWLLQDRLVQGGADFQEGEPWAPHVVVDRNLVTGQNPASSAPLAVELLGKLA; translated from the coding sequence ATGTCGAAGATCCTGTTCGTAGTCACCGGCGTCGACCACTGGACCCTGGCCGACGGAACCCGGCATCCGACCGGGTTCTGGGCCGAGGAGGCCGTCGCGCCGTACGAGGCGTTCAAGGCCGCAGGCCACGAGATCGTCGTCGCCACGCCCGGCGGCGTCGTCCCCACCGTCGACGGCGGCTCCCTCGCTCCCGAGGTCAACGGCGGACAGGAAGGCGCCGAAAAGGTCGCCGCCTCGCTCGCCGCGTTCACCGAGCCCCAGCACCCGGTCAAGCTGGCGGAGGTGAACCTCGACGACTACGCCGCCGTCTTCTACCCCGGCGGCCACGGCCCCATGGAAGACCTCGCCGTCGACGCGGAGTCCGGCAGGCTGCTCACCACCGCCCTGGAGTCGGGCAAGCCGCTCGGCATCGTCTGCCACGCCCCCGCCGCGCTCCTGGCCGCCGTCTCCGCCGACGGCCTGCCCTCGTTCGCGGGCTACCGCCTCACCGGCTTCACCAACGCCGAAGAGACCCAGGCCGGCCTCGCCGACCGGGCGAAGTGGCTGCTCCAGGACCGCCTGGTGCAGGGCGGCGCCGACTTCCAGGAGGGCGAGCCCTGGGCCCCGCACGTGGTCGTCGACCGCAACCTCGTCACCGGCCAGAACCCCGCGTCCTCCGCGCCGCTCGCCGTCGAGCTGCTCGGGAAGCTGGCCTGA
- a CDS encoding winged helix-turn-helix transcriptional regulator, which translates to MTRTSLTDVACSIARATDLFADAWTALIMRDVLMGVTRFDDIAHDLGISRKVLAARLSRLVEEGVLRRERYQDHPPREHYVATEKGADLYPVLLALMRWGDRWQSGGSGPPLRLHHVECGHDTEPVTVCARCGGALTVDNTTHLPGPGGRVGPGTRVVGPLVAGRRQAD; encoded by the coding sequence GTGACCCGAACCTCCCTCACCGACGTGGCCTGCTCGATCGCCCGGGCGACCGACCTGTTCGCCGACGCATGGACGGCGCTGATCATGCGGGACGTCCTGATGGGCGTCACGCGCTTCGATGACATCGCCCACGACTTGGGCATTTCGCGCAAGGTGCTCGCGGCGAGACTCTCGCGGCTGGTGGAAGAGGGCGTCCTGCGGCGTGAGCGCTACCAAGACCATCCGCCGCGCGAGCACTACGTGGCGACGGAGAAGGGCGCGGACCTGTATCCGGTACTGCTCGCCCTGATGCGGTGGGGGGACCGCTGGCAGAGCGGCGGGTCCGGGCCGCCCCTGCGCCTGCACCACGTGGAGTGCGGGCACGACACGGAGCCGGTGACGGTGTGCGCGCGCTGCGGCGGCGCGCTCACCGTCGACAACACCACCCACCTGCCCGGGCCGGGCGGCCGCGTCGGTCCGGGCACCCGGGTGGTCGGCCCGCTGGTCGCGGGGCGGCGGCAGGCCGACTGA
- a CDS encoding class I SAM-dependent methyltransferase — MAPLIELNSLAPDAVDGRHIRALTFQQVRMEYLTTVLQRLGVDPAGRRALVIGSGRGLLARGLAGLGFDVVALDPAARATDLARQAAGDESVEYVTAPAEDPGLSGRRFDVVFCTDTFEITGDLDAVVARASELLLPDGVLFYDTVNRTPVSRLIYLGAFQSLPLTRIMPGDRYTNDRFRTPQEIAAALAAHGLRNEDICSFKPKSVVGLVRATIARRGGKITDEAIPRMTDFVLEPEGKPVVTYLGHARPQASQGEPGGRGA; from the coding sequence ATGGCTCCGCTCATCGAACTCAACTCGCTCGCACCTGACGCGGTCGACGGCCGGCACATCCGGGCCCTCACCTTTCAGCAGGTGCGCATGGAGTACTTGACGACGGTCCTCCAGCGGCTCGGTGTGGACCCGGCCGGGCGCCGCGCCCTGGTCATCGGGAGCGGGCGGGGCCTCCTCGCGCGCGGGCTCGCCGGACTCGGCTTCGACGTCGTCGCCCTGGATCCCGCAGCCCGGGCGACCGACCTTGCCCGACAGGCCGCGGGTGACGAATCCGTCGAGTACGTGACGGCGCCCGCCGAGGATCCCGGCCTCTCCGGCCGGCGCTTCGACGTCGTCTTCTGCACGGACACCTTCGAGATCACCGGCGATCTCGACGCGGTCGTGGCACGCGCCTCCGAGCTGCTGCTCCCCGACGGTGTCCTCTTCTACGACACGGTCAACAGGACGCCCGTGTCCCGCCTCATCTACCTCGGTGCCTTCCAGTCCCTGCCGCTCACCCGGATCATGCCCGGCGACCGCTACACGAACGATCGGTTCCGCACCCCGCAGGAGATCGCGGCCGCGCTCGCCGCGCACGGCCTGCGCAACGAGGACATCTGCTCCTTCAAGCCCAAGAGCGTGGTCGGCCTGGTCCGCGCCACCATCGCCCGCCGCGGCGGAAAGATCACCGACGAGGCGATCCCGCGGATGACCGACTTCGTGCTGGAACCCGAGGGCAAGCCCGTCGTCACCTATCTGGGCCACGCCCGCCCGCAGGCGAGCCAGGGAGAGCCAGGGGGCCGGGGAGCCTGA
- a CDS encoding IclR family transcriptional regulator, with amino-acid sequence MFRVQRAFTELGGPAHGPGELAETTGLDDSTVHRILQSGVHDGTFVRESRGLYRLGSGAARLGLKALMHEPNAAVAHAALEELREETDGGLVFLFVLAPFGGARKQCLDMAVGDSDLTELGIGHRALLSISQSLRTGACGRAILAHLPEVIQDQVLAEPPPGEAGPGAYRDDGELRTSLQDIRQSGYAVESEEWARGWNGWAAPVSWDGLVMGSVLVLRPEGAGPRRPAACVQAVMGAAARFTQASDSGAWSSRVPAARGHL; translated from the coding sequence GTGTTCAGGGTCCAACGGGCCTTCACCGAGCTCGGCGGGCCGGCGCACGGCCCCGGCGAACTCGCCGAGACGACCGGTCTCGACGACTCCACGGTCCACCGGATCCTGCAGTCCGGTGTCCACGACGGCACGTTCGTACGGGAGTCGCGCGGCCTGTACCGGCTCGGCTCCGGAGCGGCGCGGCTCGGCCTGAAGGCGCTGATGCACGAACCCAACGCCGCGGTGGCGCACGCGGCGTTGGAGGAACTGCGTGAGGAGACCGACGGCGGCCTGGTGTTCCTGTTCGTCCTCGCCCCCTTCGGAGGCGCCAGGAAGCAGTGCCTCGACATGGCCGTGGGCGACTCCGACCTCACCGAACTGGGCATCGGACACCGCGCGTTGCTCTCCATCTCCCAGTCGCTGCGCACCGGCGCCTGCGGCCGGGCGATCCTCGCCCACCTGCCCGAGGTCATCCAGGACCAGGTGCTGGCCGAACCGCCGCCCGGGGAGGCGGGCCCCGGTGCCTACCGCGACGACGGCGAGCTGCGCACGTCGCTCCAGGACATCCGGCAGTCGGGGTACGCCGTCGAGAGCGAGGAGTGGGCCCGCGGCTGGAACGGCTGGGCCGCTCCCGTCAGTTGGGACGGTCTCGTGATGGGGTCCGTCCTGGTTCTCAGGCCCGAGGGCGCCGGGCCACGACGGCCCGCCGCCTGCGTCCAGGCCGTCATGGGGGCCGCCGCGCGCTTCACTCAGGCGAGCGACTCCGGGGCCTGGTCCTCCAGGGTTCCGGCTGCCCGCGGGCACCTCTGA
- a CDS encoding cytochrome P450 codes for MTTTASADSPLAFATAVGATAPGPKGAPLVGSLSSWRRNTAEFLLGLQRDYGEVVRLRLGPMTVHQVTGPEAVHQVLVKNHGNYVRGPLYEQFGVVMGKGLLTTDGEYWRSHRRAVQPVFSKHAVPDIIPNIVRATGEMLDEWEGKAARGEPVDLMTEMLRLTLVTLSRSLFAYDIKPSSRVLKQIVDDVVEVMFRRGTLSEMLPSWLPTDRKQKIARIHHVFDKIVADVRKSHAETGEGPLMALMEQAKDPVTGEPWTDQQIRDELLTIYLAGHETTAVSLCWTLLSIANHPAVQEELDSEIDQVLGGGLPDAENTEALAYTRMVVDESLRMHPPIWIFPRAAVGPDTLDGYAIEAGSSILLSPLVSHHNPRHWENPLAFDPTRFTPEAVRERPRMAYLPFGAGPRQCVGNTMALLELRTIVAMINQRFKVSMIPGDSLGYGSPVISLRPLKDVMVRLTSRERTSGAASRTPVVPRAAAVSRQRCPRAAGTLEDQAPESLA; via the coding sequence ATGACGACCACCGCATCCGCCGACTCGCCGCTCGCCTTCGCCACCGCGGTCGGCGCCACGGCTCCCGGCCCCAAGGGGGCGCCTCTGGTGGGCAGTCTCAGCTCCTGGCGGCGCAACACCGCCGAGTTCCTGCTGGGGCTGCAGCGCGACTACGGCGAGGTGGTGCGGCTGCGCCTCGGGCCGATGACGGTGCATCAGGTCACCGGTCCCGAAGCGGTGCACCAGGTGCTGGTGAAGAACCACGGGAACTACGTCCGCGGCCCGCTGTACGAGCAGTTCGGCGTGGTGATGGGAAAGGGCCTGCTCACCACGGACGGCGAGTACTGGCGGAGCCATCGCCGTGCGGTGCAGCCGGTGTTCTCGAAGCACGCCGTGCCCGACATCATCCCGAACATCGTCCGGGCGACCGGCGAGATGCTCGACGAGTGGGAGGGCAAGGCGGCGCGCGGCGAACCCGTCGACCTGATGACCGAGATGCTGCGGCTCACCCTGGTCACCCTCAGCCGTTCCCTGTTCGCGTACGACATCAAACCGTCGTCGCGGGTGCTCAAGCAGATCGTCGACGACGTGGTCGAGGTGATGTTCCGCCGCGGCACGCTCTCCGAGATGCTGCCGTCCTGGCTGCCGACCGACCGCAAGCAGAAGATCGCCCGTATCCACCACGTGTTCGACAAGATCGTGGCCGATGTGCGCAAGAGCCACGCGGAGACCGGCGAGGGCCCGCTGATGGCCCTGATGGAACAGGCCAAGGACCCCGTCACCGGCGAGCCCTGGACCGATCAGCAGATCCGTGACGAGCTGCTGACCATCTACCTCGCGGGTCATGAGACGACCGCGGTGTCGCTCTGCTGGACCCTGCTCTCCATCGCCAACCACCCCGCGGTGCAGGAGGAACTGGACAGTGAGATCGACCAGGTCCTGGGAGGCGGGCTGCCGGACGCCGAGAACACCGAAGCCCTCGCGTACACCCGGATGGTGGTGGACGAGAGCCTGCGGATGCACCCGCCGATCTGGATCTTCCCGCGGGCCGCTGTCGGCCCGGACACTCTGGACGGCTATGCGATCGAGGCGGGCTCCTCGATCCTCCTCTCGCCGCTGGTGTCCCACCACAACCCGCGCCATTGGGAGAACCCCCTGGCCTTCGACCCCACCCGCTTCACGCCCGAGGCCGTACGGGAACGCCCGCGCATGGCGTACCTCCCCTTCGGGGCCGGACCGCGCCAATGCGTCGGAAACACCATGGCGCTGCTGGAACTGCGGACCATCGTGGCCATGATCAACCAGCGGTTCAAGGTCAGCATGATCCCCGGCGACTCGCTGGGGTACGGGTCGCCGGTGATCTCGCTCAGGCCGCTCAAGGACGTGATGGTGCGGCTGACCTCCCGCGAGCGCACGTCCGGGGCGGCATCACGGACTCCCGTGGTCCCGCGGGCCGCCGCGGTCAGCCGTCAGAGGTGCCCGCGGGCAGCCGGAACCCTGGAGGACCAGGCCCCGGAGTCGCTCGCCTGA
- a CDS encoding SDR family NAD(P)-dependent oxidoreductase, translated as MTAQLPVLITGCSSGIGRATALRMHRSGMLVYATARRPETLKPLADDGIRTLPLDVTDEASMRSAVDAVEAAHGSVGALVNSAGYALSGVVEEAGLDDMRRQFETNVFGLARLSQMVLPAMRAARSGTIVNISSIFGRYAVPGGGYYQASKHAVEALSDALRLETADFGVRVVLIEPGPVRTTEFGTTYVANFKPVSEDYAEFRRRTAEYFDAIYTGSRRTLAGTFTIQADDVARVVERAVRSGRPHARYPVGFLARSTIALRRLAPDVVFDNLFVRRAFPVPRRLDRQAAPAPSHLRQQGESR; from the coding sequence ATGACGGCACAGCTCCCCGTACTGATCACCGGTTGTTCCTCGGGTATCGGCCGGGCCACCGCCCTGCGGATGCACCGGTCGGGGATGCTCGTCTACGCCACGGCGCGGCGGCCCGAGACGCTGAAGCCGCTGGCCGACGACGGCATCCGCACCCTGCCCCTGGACGTCACCGACGAGGCGAGCATGCGGTCCGCGGTCGACGCCGTCGAGGCGGCGCACGGGTCGGTCGGAGCCCTGGTGAACAGCGCCGGGTACGCCCTCTCGGGAGTCGTGGAGGAGGCCGGCCTCGACGACATGCGTCGGCAGTTCGAGACCAATGTCTTCGGGCTGGCCAGGCTCAGTCAGATGGTCCTGCCCGCGATGCGCGCCGCGCGCAGCGGCACCATCGTCAACATCTCGTCGATCTTCGGCCGTTACGCGGTGCCCGGTGGGGGCTACTACCAGGCGTCCAAGCACGCGGTCGAGGCGCTGAGCGACGCGCTGCGCCTGGAGACGGCCGACTTCGGCGTCCGCGTCGTCCTCATCGAGCCGGGTCCCGTGCGCACGACGGAGTTCGGGACCACGTACGTCGCCAACTTCAAGCCCGTGAGCGAGGACTACGCGGAGTTCCGTCGGCGTACGGCCGAGTACTTCGACGCGATCTACACCGGCAGCCGGCGCACCTTGGCGGGCACCTTCACGATCCAGGCCGACGATGTCGCGCGGGTCGTGGAACGTGCCGTGCGCAGCGGGCGCCCGCACGCCCGTTACCCCGTCGGTTTCCTGGCCCGCAGCACCATCGCGCTGCGTCGTCTCGCGCCCGACGTCGTCTTCGACAACCTCTTCGTGCGGCGCGCCTTTCCCGTGCCGCGGAGACTCGACCGCCAGGCGGCGCCCGCCCCTTCGCACCTCCGACAGCAGGGAGAATCTCGATGA
- a CDS encoding ester cyclase, which yields MSTLQENKAVLERYYEECLNKGNLDVIYEGAGDDHISHGTAPNGKEGVEHLKEWVRLQRASFPDLHVTVDDWILEGDKVVSRFTARGTHTGEPYEGVPAQGRAFAVSGIVIDEFKDGLIVESWFSLDGLDLAKQLGALG from the coding sequence ATGTCGACCCTGCAGGAGAACAAGGCCGTACTGGAGCGCTACTACGAGGAGTGCCTGAACAAGGGCAACCTCGACGTCATCTACGAGGGCGCGGGCGACGACCACATCAGTCACGGCACCGCGCCGAACGGCAAGGAGGGCGTGGAACACCTCAAGGAGTGGGTGCGGCTCCAGCGCGCCTCGTTCCCCGACCTGCACGTGACGGTCGACGACTGGATCCTGGAGGGCGACAAGGTCGTCAGCCGGTTCACCGCGCGGGGCACCCACACCGGAGAGCCCTACGAGGGCGTACCGGCCCAGGGGCGTGCGTTCGCGGTGAGCGGCATCGTCATCGACGAGTTCAAGGACGGCCTGATCGTGGAGAGCTGGTTCTCCCTCGACGGACTCGACCTGGCCAAGCAGCTCGGCGCGCTGGGCTGA
- a CDS encoding KR domain-containing protein produces MLSVHEAQEAQKAQEARDARTRPAGQVPPDTDAPVQPVTRMEWHLTALPGPAPEPSGLAGMRVLLLGGDTAGTSDESATAAAVERELSAHGARVIRDGRSHSGIDAIVDLTMGRLPEGEDPADAWRRPLLRTVAALRGTYDDWAAETSARRLFYLAVTYLGGGMGQHPDDDLAQPLGGIWAGLAKTLHRELPNCNARVVDTSLAAAGDLPRIVAAELGRTGELEVGYRGSRRLTLTPMARPVKDPVLGLGADDCVLISGGGRGIGWELARSLADTYGMRVLVTGREALPTGDEPWFGLSESELKSYEKGLWSQRRKGRSLADIRQDIVRTRRLWELAANITGARARGLRVDYARCDFSDREQVRALVRREGAALTGVVHNAGVDTAARLPKKSDDEIARTVHIKIAGFTHLFAELRGHRLKFFCNVGSLTGRLGGMVGQLEYAAANEGLARLGRWAGRLAEFPVMTLAWPTWDRIGLIANFSATLRYMTAVDVGDGLARWRAELLAGSDGEVTFVGPLGRAMSPGQATDYPVVPDLPGFAGTYPRIHHLGEVTAYRPHDRLVSRVTFDPETAPVLTDFTVGGVPAVPVSMLLESAVRGAEWIVPEDFPQLRVGCLEKVVVPLELLRLDSGTAVWEREVCGAHEGLAWVVTVRFRRPSDGGDGPEASLRVVHDSPEARSFVPPRSDAPRTTTWRSGRPLLRWRSSVVPVALWSEEPDGRRVAEVPACPPNDLWATHHVPRTSLPVGALENVLMACAKQSNGLSVTVDPLTVGRLALHSEEHGMSVVEGDPILGIWKVRRRDSGAPVMTVSGLTGPL; encoded by the coding sequence ATGCTGTCCGTACACGAGGCACAGGAAGCACAGAAAGCACAGGAAGCCCGCGACGCACGGACCCGGCCCGCGGGTCAGGTCCCCCCGGACACCGACGCGCCGGTCCAGCCCGTCACCCGCATGGAGTGGCACCTCACCGCCCTGCCGGGCCCCGCGCCCGAACCCTCCGGCCTCGCGGGCATGCGGGTCCTCCTCCTGGGAGGCGACACCGCCGGCACCTCCGACGAAAGCGCCACCGCCGCCGCGGTGGAGCGGGAACTGAGCGCGCACGGAGCTCGCGTGATCCGCGACGGGCGCTCCCACAGCGGGATCGACGCCATCGTCGACCTCACCATGGGCCGGCTGCCGGAGGGCGAGGACCCGGCAGACGCCTGGCGTCGCCCGTTGCTCCGGACGGTCGCGGCGCTGCGCGGGACGTACGACGACTGGGCGGCGGAGACCTCCGCGCGGCGGCTGTTCTACCTGGCCGTCACATATCTGGGCGGCGGGATGGGCCAGCACCCCGACGACGATCTGGCGCAGCCGCTGGGCGGCATCTGGGCCGGCCTGGCCAAGACGCTCCACCGCGAACTGCCCAACTGCAATGCCCGCGTCGTCGACACCAGCCTCGCCGCGGCCGGGGATCTGCCGAGGATCGTCGCCGCCGAACTCGGCCGGACCGGCGAGCTGGAGGTGGGATATCGCGGAAGCCGACGGCTGACGCTGACCCCGATGGCACGGCCCGTGAAGGATCCCGTCCTCGGCCTGGGCGCCGACGACTGCGTGCTGATCTCCGGCGGCGGCCGCGGCATCGGCTGGGAGCTGGCCCGCTCGCTGGCGGACACCTACGGCATGCGCGTCCTGGTGACCGGCCGCGAGGCCCTGCCCACCGGGGACGAGCCGTGGTTCGGGCTGAGCGAGAGCGAACTCAAGTCGTACGAGAAGGGGTTGTGGTCGCAGCGGCGCAAAGGCCGATCGTTGGCCGACATCCGGCAGGACATCGTGCGCACCCGCCGCCTGTGGGAGCTGGCCGCCAACATCACCGGGGCCCGGGCGCGCGGACTGCGCGTCGACTACGCCCGGTGCGACTTCTCCGACCGCGAGCAGGTCCGCGCGCTGGTGCGGCGCGAGGGCGCCGCTCTGACGGGTGTGGTGCACAACGCCGGTGTGGACACGGCGGCCAGGCTGCCCAAGAAGTCGGACGACGAGATCGCACGGACCGTCCACATCAAGATCGCTGGATTCACCCACCTCTTCGCGGAGCTGCGGGGCCACCGCCTCAAGTTCTTCTGCAACGTGGGGTCCCTCACCGGCCGGCTGGGCGGCATGGTCGGCCAGCTCGAGTACGCGGCCGCCAACGAGGGGCTCGCGCGGCTGGGGCGGTGGGCGGGCCGCCTGGCGGAATTTCCCGTGATGACGCTCGCGTGGCCCACCTGGGACCGTATCGGCCTGATCGCCAACTTCTCGGCGACGCTGCGTTACATGACCGCCGTCGATGTCGGCGACGGCCTGGCCAGATGGCGGGCCGAGCTGCTCGCGGGGTCGGACGGCGAGGTCACCTTCGTGGGACCGTTGGGCAGAGCGATGAGTCCCGGTCAGGCCACGGACTACCCGGTCGTACCCGATCTGCCGGGGTTCGCCGGCACGTACCCGAGGATCCACCATCTCGGCGAGGTCACCGCGTACCGGCCCCACGACCGGCTGGTGTCGCGCGTGACGTTCGACCCGGAGACGGCGCCCGTCCTCACGGACTTCACGGTGGGCGGGGTGCCGGCCGTGCCGGTGAGCATGCTGTTGGAGAGCGCGGTGCGGGGCGCGGAGTGGATCGTGCCCGAGGACTTCCCGCAGTTGCGGGTCGGCTGCCTGGAGAAGGTGGTCGTCCCGCTGGAACTCCTGCGCCTGGACTCCGGGACCGCCGTGTGGGAACGAGAGGTGTGCGGCGCCCACGAGGGGCTCGCCTGGGTGGTCACCGTGCGCTTCCGTCGCCCGTCGGACGGCGGGGACGGGCCGGAGGCGAGTCTGCGGGTCGTCCACGACTCGCCCGAGGCACGCTCCTTCGTCCCGCCCCGGTCCGATGCGCCGCGTACGACGACCTGGCGGTCGGGTCGGCCGCTCCTGCGCTGGCGTTCGTCCGTCGTGCCGGTCGCGCTCTGGTCCGAGGAGCCGGACGGCAGACGGGTGGCCGAGGTCCCGGCGTGCCCTCCCAACGACCTGTGGGCCACGCACCACGTACCGCGCACCTCCCTTCCGGTGGGCGCGCTGGAGAACGTGCTCATGGCGTGCGCCAAGCAGAGCAACGGCCTCTCCGTGACTGTCGACCCGCTGACCGTCGGCAGGTTGGCGCTCCACTCCGAGGAACACGGGATGTCCGTCGTCGAGGGCGACCCGATCCTCGGCATCTGGAAAGTGCGGCGCCGGGACTCGGGGGCGCCGGTCATGACCGTCTCGGGCCTCACCGGGCCGCTTTGA